One Bartonella tribocorum CIP 105476 genomic window carries:
- a CDS encoding YeiH family protein, which translates to MLKKNLSLLNNFGPGILVCLLISALAYGLEVLEKQLLGQAWLESLVLAILLGSVTRSCFRMPTYFQKGITFCAKTLLEVAIVLLGASISIHSVLSAGWGLLASIVFVIFVTIILSFIIGRLFGLSMHLAMLVACGNAICGNSAIVAVAPVIKAKHEEIAASIAFTALLGVLIILFLPFAQPLLNLSFNQYGVLAGMVVYAVPQVLAATASVSFASVQIATVVKLVRVLMLGPLIFALSIIYRRSAKTRFRLHTLVPWFIIGFIMMMLVRSSNLIPETTLNSIKFIAQLFTVISMAALGLGVDIRSLKKAGWRVILASSCSIIILGICSLIMIQLNDLNHIAF; encoded by the coding sequence ATGCTAAAGAAAAACCTCTCACTTTTAAATAACTTTGGTCCTGGTATTTTAGTATGTTTACTCATATCAGCTTTAGCGTATGGTTTAGAAGTTCTAGAAAAACAGCTTTTGGGGCAAGCATGGCTTGAAAGTCTTGTTTTAGCAATTCTCTTAGGATCTGTTACCCGTAGTTGTTTTAGGATGCCAACATATTTTCAAAAAGGTATAACTTTTTGTGCCAAAACACTTCTTGAAGTTGCTATTGTCCTTCTAGGAGCAAGCATTAGTATTCATTCCGTTCTTTCCGCTGGTTGGGGTTTGCTTGCAAGCATCGTATTCGTTATATTTGTAACAATTATTCTTAGCTTTATCATTGGTCGATTGTTCGGACTTTCTATGCATTTGGCCATGCTTGTTGCTTGCGGGAATGCTATTTGTGGGAACTCAGCCATTGTTGCTGTAGCTCCTGTTATTAAAGCAAAACATGAAGAAATAGCTGCATCAATTGCTTTTACTGCTCTTTTAGGGGTTCTTATTATTTTATTTCTCCCTTTTGCACAGCCACTTCTGAATTTGTCATTCAACCAATATGGTGTGCTTGCCGGTATGGTTGTTTATGCTGTACCACAGGTTTTAGCAGCAACCGCATCTGTCTCTTTTGCCAGTGTTCAAATTGCAACTGTTGTGAAATTGGTACGCGTTCTCATGTTAGGACCTCTTATTTTTGCTCTCTCAATCATCTATCGCCGCTCAGCAAAAACACGCTTTCGCTTACATACTCTCGTTCCATGGTTTATTATTGGTTTTATTATGATGATGCTGGTGCGCTCAAGCAATCTTATCCCCGAAACAACTCTCAATTCTATCAAATTTATTGCTCAATTGTTCACGGTCATTTCGATGGCCGCATTAGGACTGGGCGTTGATATTCGCTCATTAAAAAAAGCGGGATGGCGTGTTATTTTGGCTTCATCCTGCTCTATAATTATTCTCGGTATTTGTAGCCTTATCATGATACAATTGAACGATTTAAATCATATAGCATTTTGA
- the recR gene encoding recombination mediator RecR, whose product MSKYIAGPEIERLIQILARLPGLGPRSARRAALHLIKKKETLLEPLGAAVQAAIEKVGICSVCGNVDTIDPCSICTDSRRDDTTIIVVEDIADLWALERAKTLAARYHVLGGRLSPLDGIGPDELNIATLIQRVVQNPITEIILAVNATVEGQTTAHYITDQLSNFPVKITRLAHGVPVGGELDYLDDGTLAAAVQARTNL is encoded by the coding sequence ATGTCTAAATACATTGCAGGACCTGAGATTGAACGTCTCATTCAAATCTTAGCACGGTTGCCAGGTCTTGGTCCGCGTTCAGCACGTCGTGCTGCGCTTCATCTTATTAAGAAAAAGGAAACTTTACTGGAACCTTTGGGAGCGGCAGTACAAGCCGCTATAGAAAAAGTCGGCATTTGTTCTGTTTGTGGCAATGTCGATACCATTGATCCTTGTTCAATTTGTACAGATTCGCGACGCGATGATACAACAATCATTGTTGTTGAGGATATTGCTGACCTGTGGGCTCTTGAACGCGCAAAAACTTTAGCCGCACGTTATCATGTATTGGGTGGACGACTCTCACCTTTAGATGGAATAGGTCCTGACGAGCTTAACATTGCCACCTTAATACAACGTGTTGTACAAAACCCAATTACGGAGATTATTCTTGCTGTCAATGCGACTGTCGAAGGACAAACAACCGCTCACTACATCACCGATCAGCTTTCCAATTTTCCAGTCAAAATTACGCGACTTGCTCATGGTGTTCCTGTAGGAGGCGAGCTCGATTATCTTGATGATGGAACTTTAGCAGCGGCTGTACAAGCAAGAACAAATCTTTAA
- a CDS encoding YbaB/EbfC family nucleoid-associated protein, which produces MREMMSMMKKAKEMQERMQKIQEEMANLQATGTAGGDLVSITLNGKNIITAIQIDPSLLKPEEAEILEDLIMAAYNEARAKIDNALEEKTKSMTAGLPLPSGFKLPF; this is translated from the coding sequence ATGCGTGAAATGATGAGCATGATGAAAAAAGCCAAAGAAATGCAAGAGAGAATGCAGAAAATTCAGGAGGAAATGGCTAATCTACAAGCTACCGGCACTGCAGGGGGTGATCTCGTCAGTATCACTTTAAATGGCAAAAATATTATAACGGCCATTCAAATTGATCCTTCATTACTCAAACCTGAGGAAGCTGAAATTCTTGAGGATCTCATTATGGCAGCTTATAATGAAGCAAGGGCAAAAATTGACAACGCACTAGAAGAAAAAACCAAAAGCATGACGGCGGGGCTGCCACTCCCATCAGGCTTCAAGCTACCATTTTAA